A window of Mesoplasma chauliocola contains these coding sequences:
- the ffh gene encoding signal recognition particle protein — protein MAFGDFLTKRMKKSMEKNIKKSTLTEENIQETLREIRLALLEADVNVEVVKELISKIKEKTVGEYIQEGVTSHQQMLKIVHEELIEILGTEKAPLNLSKKPSVIMMVGLQGSGKTTSSSKLAHFLAKKEAKKPLLVGLDIYRPGAIKQLVELGNKNNIPVFEQGKQSPLKTAKQALEFAEKNGHDVVILDTAGRLQIDKDLMKELNDLRKIASPNETLLVVDGMIGQEIINVTNEFNTQLKLTGVIVTKLDGDARGGATLSIRYMTKLPIKFIGEGEGVSALAPFYPKRMADRILGMGDIETLFEKVVDNIDERSMQKTMKRMFMGQFDLEDLRNQLVQVSKMGNIGGIMKMMPNAKISDNQISDAQRKLVVFSILMDSMTLKERREPKLLKSLTRKNRIIGGSGRTEKELNELINSFEKGKKQVLEMAKMMKSGRMPGMGKGGFGF, from the coding sequence ATGGCATTTGGTGATTTTTTAACAAAAAGAATGAAAAAATCAATGGAGAAGAATATTAAAAAATCTACATTGACAGAAGAAAACATTCAAGAAACACTTCGTGAAATTAGATTAGCTTTATTGGAAGCAGACGTTAATGTTGAAGTAGTAAAAGAATTAATAAGTAAAATTAAAGAAAAAACTGTTGGGGAATATATTCAAGAAGGAGTAACTTCTCACCAACAAATGTTGAAAATAGTTCATGAGGAACTAATAGAAATTTTAGGAACTGAAAAAGCACCATTGAATTTGTCTAAAAAACCTTCTGTAATTATGATGGTTGGTTTGCAAGGATCAGGTAAAACAACATCTTCATCAAAACTTGCTCATTTTTTAGCAAAAAAGGAAGCTAAAAAACCTTTACTAGTAGGTCTAGATATTTATAGACCGGGGGCTATTAAACAATTAGTTGAATTAGGTAACAAAAATAATATACCAGTTTTTGAGCAAGGAAAACAATCACCATTAAAAACAGCAAAACAGGCTTTAGAATTTGCTGAAAAAAATGGACATGATGTAGTTATTTTAGATACTGCTGGTCGTTTACAAATTGATAAAGATTTAATGAAAGAACTAAATGATTTAAGAAAAATTGCCTCTCCAAACGAAACTCTTTTAGTTGTTGATGGAATGATTGGTCAAGAAATCATTAATGTAACAAATGAGTTTAATACACAATTAAAATTAACTGGAGTTATTGTTACTAAACTTGATGGAGACGCTCGCGGTGGAGCAACTCTATCAATTAGATATATGACTAAATTACCAATTAAGTTTATTGGTGAGGGTGAAGGAGTATCTGCACTTGCACCATTTTATCCAAAAAGAATGGCAGATCGTATTCTTGGAATGGGCGATATTGAAACTTTATTTGAAAAAGTTGTAGATAACATTGATGAGCGTTCAATGCAAAAAACAATGAAACGTATGTTTATGGGTCAATTTGATTTAGAGGATCTAAGAAATCAATTAGTTCAAGTTTCAAAAATGGGTAATATAGGTGGAATAATGAAAATGATGCCTAATGCAAAAATTTCTGATAATCAAATTTCAGATGCACAAAGAAAATTGGTTGTATTCTCAATCTTAATGGACTCAATGACTTTAAAAGAAAGAAGAGAACCAAAATTATTAAAATCACTAACTAGAAAAAATAGAATAATTGGTGGTTCAGGTCGTACTGAAAAAGAATTAAATGAATTAATTAACTCATTTGAAAAAGGTAAAAAACAAGTTCTTGAAATGGCAAAAATGATGAAAAGCGGTCGTATGCCAGGAATGGGAAAAGGAGGATTTGGTTTTTAA
- the asnS gene encoding asparagine--tRNA ligase: MDIKYLYDNFESLKEQKVTVIGRVRSNRQGKAVSFMVLNDGTILNDLQVVYKNETIGFDEACKSRVSSIVEIEGILIPTPSRPQPFEINAISVTLLDQAVEEYPLQKKEHSPEFLREISHLRARTKTFQAIFRVRSTAAYAIHKFFQESNYVYVTTPIITSNDAEGAGEQFVVTVNEDKDYANDFFGKKASLTVSGQLNGESFAQAFKNIYTFGPTFRAENSHTTKHASEFWMIEPEVAFADINDNIQLMQNMLKSVVGYVLEKNIIELEFLQEQLEPGLIEKITGIVNAEFKVNTYEEVLKTLQDAIDKGHKFEENNIHFGLDLGTEHERFICEEVNKCPTFVVNYPKDIKSFYMKLNDDGQTVAAVDLLVPGIGELCGGSERESNLDKILERCEFYGINPEELDWYIGLRKYGFYKSAGFGLGFERLIMYITGASNIRDVIPFPRTPKTLLY, from the coding sequence ATGGACATTAAATATTTATATGACAATTTTGAAAGTCTAAAAGAACAAAAAGTAACTGTAATAGGTAGAGTTCGCTCAAATCGCCAAGGAAAAGCAGTTAGCTTTATGGTATTGAATGATGGAACTATTTTAAATGATTTACAAGTTGTTTATAAAAATGAAACAATAGGATTTGATGAAGCATGTAAATCAAGAGTTAGTTCAATTGTTGAAATTGAAGGAATTTTAATTCCAACTCCATCAAGACCTCAACCGTTTGAAATAAATGCTATTTCAGTAACTTTGTTAGATCAAGCAGTCGAAGAATACCCACTGCAAAAAAAAGAGCATTCACCTGAATTTTTAAGAGAAATATCTCATTTAAGAGCTAGAACAAAAACTTTTCAAGCTATTTTTAGAGTACGTTCAACAGCAGCATACGCTATTCATAAATTCTTTCAAGAAAGTAATTATGTATATGTTACAACCCCTATTATAACCTCAAATGATGCTGAAGGTGCTGGAGAACAATTTGTAGTTACAGTAAATGAAGATAAAGACTATGCAAATGATTTTTTTGGTAAAAAAGCAAGTTTAACTGTTTCAGGGCAGTTAAACGGTGAATCATTTGCACAAGCATTTAAAAATATTTATACTTTTGGCCCAACATTTAGAGCTGAGAACTCACATACAACAAAACATGCTTCAGAATTTTGAATGATTGAACCAGAGGTAGCATTTGCAGATATTAATGACAATATTCAATTGATGCAAAATATGTTAAAAAGTGTTGTTGGTTATGTTTTAGAAAAAAATATAATAGAATTAGAATTTTTACAAGAACAATTAGAGCCAGGATTGATTGAAAAAATTACTGGAATTGTAAACGCAGAATTTAAAGTTAATACTTATGAAGAGGTATTAAAAACTTTACAAGACGCAATTGATAAAGGTCATAAATTTGAAGAAAATAATATTCATTTTGGTTTAGATTTAGGAACAGAGCATGAAAGATTCATTTGTGAAGAAGTAAATAAATGTCCGACATTTGTTGTAAATTATCCAAAAGACATTAAATCATTTTACATGAAACTAAATGATGATGGCCAAACAGTTGCTGCAGTAGACTTGTTAGTTCCAGGAATTGGTGAATTATGTGGTGGTAGTGAACGTGAATCTAACTTAGATAAAATCTTGGAAAGATGTGAATTCTACGGAATAAATCCAGAAGAATTAGATTGATATATTGGATTAAGAAAATATGGATTTTATAAATCAGCAGGATTTGGTTTAGGATTTGAAAGATTAATTATGTATATTACAGGTGCTTCAAACATTAGAGATGTTATACCTTTCCCAAGAACACCTAAAACACTATTGTATTAA
- a CDS encoding HAD-IIB family hydrolase has protein sequence MKLTNIKLIATDLDGTILEHGKISNEFDLKMLKEVSKQGIQVAVVTGQGWSSGSVRAKMFDVDKYADVSIFSNGSVISKVSSFDPVYCETINNELVKEFMIKMYELNIPALAYTKIPAHCYWNQLDIDVRTLKERDWISKYDVEVIDVNNFDKYKDVIQLMIFVEESEENAMLNWFEQSNKSAVLNKMRSNVESTPIYEFINSKSSKGNGVIKLAELLNIDIEDVLIFGDNMNDISMFEVIPNSVAMGNSVPAIKAISKYETDTNLNGGVGKFIENYVLKK, from the coding sequence ATGAAATTAACTAATATCAAATTAATTGCTACAGACTTAGATGGAACAATCTTGGAACATGGAAAAATATCAAATGAATTTGATTTAAAAATGTTAAAAGAAGTATCAAAACAAGGAATTCAAGTAGCTGTTGTTACTGGACAAGGGTGATCAAGTGGATCAGTTAGAGCAAAAATGTTTGACGTTGATAAGTATGCAGACGTTTCAATTTTCTCAAATGGTTCAGTAATTTCAAAAGTCTCATCTTTTGACCCAGTCTATTGTGAAACAATAAACAATGAATTAGTTAAAGAATTTATGATTAAAATGTATGAATTAAATATTCCAGCATTAGCTTACACAAAAATACCTGCACACTGTTATTGAAACCAATTGGACATTGATGTTAGAACATTGAAAGAAAGAGATTGAATTAGTAAATATGATGTTGAAGTTATTGATGTAAATAATTTTGATAAGTATAAGGATGTAATTCAATTGATGATATTTGTAGAAGAGAGTGAAGAAAACGCAATGTTGAATTGATTTGAACAATCTAATAAATCTGCAGTTTTAAATAAAATGAGAAGTAATGTAGAGTCAACACCAATTTATGAATTTATCAATTCTAAATCAAGTAAGGGAAATGGAGTTATTAAACTAGCTGAATTATTAAACATAGATATAGAAGATGTTTTAATTTTTGGAGATAACATGAATGATATTAGCATGTTTGAAGTAATACCAAATTCAGTTGCTATGGGAAATTCTGTTCCTGCAATTAAAGCCATTTCAAAATATGAAACTGATACTAACTTAAATGGTGGTGTTGGTAAGTTTATAGAAAATTATGTATTAAAAAAATAA
- a CDS encoding alpha/beta hydrolase family protein has product MSKKKNHNKYRSKLGTKIFKRVNLRFKFFYKTLENLMGNSNKNKYHYPELRRMNKIMRTFYKAPQLQLKATDNLIPFNFETEDGVVISGLKYITSPNSKKWVVSLHWFAGHKYWALFEARPFIELGYNVLVFDFRNHGESQSTEFVTMGASEVKDFRAAMKWLYENHKPEAIGLMGMSMGGFTMQYGIVKYNEEFSKYNIKWAISDSYYGSIKTLLVHTRNVWLKNLMSYKNVRKSINKIIKSQIQDTDLDWADLDVFKYYDHSLKTVFPMFFMHCRNDSITPFDDSMRLFVKRSIHSRDDEILIYDYSKHCLSLKYHYYQTVYRWLQFENKVMKNDEATEKALKNLGISNEAIQENFFEKYEVNTFYLNSSNNRKKEK; this is encoded by the coding sequence ATGTCCAAGAAAAAAAATCATAACAAATATAGATCAAAATTAGGAACGAAGATATTTAAAAGGGTTAACTTAAGGTTTAAATTTTTCTACAAAACCTTAGAAAATCTAATGGGGAATTCCAATAAAAATAAATATCATTATCCAGAACTAAGACGTATGAATAAAATCATGCGTACATTTTATAAAGCACCTCAGTTACAATTAAAAGCAACTGATAATTTAATTCCTTTTAATTTTGAAACAGAAGACGGAGTAGTAATTTCAGGATTGAAATATATAACTAGTCCTAATTCTAAAAAATGAGTAGTTTCACTGCATTGATTTGCTGGACATAAATATTGAGCATTATTTGAAGCTAGACCATTTATAGAATTGGGTTATAACGTTTTAGTTTTTGATTTTAGAAATCATGGAGAATCACAATCTACTGAATTTGTAACAATGGGCGCAAGTGAAGTAAAAGACTTTAGAGCAGCTATGAAATGGCTTTATGAAAATCATAAACCAGAAGCTATAGGTTTAATGGGCATGAGTATGGGTGGATTCACAATGCAATATGGTATTGTAAAATACAATGAAGAATTTTCAAAATATAATATTAAATGAGCTATATCAGATTCTTATTATGGAAGCATTAAGACACTTTTAGTTCATACAAGAAATGTTTGATTAAAAAACCTTATGAGTTACAAAAACGTAAGAAAATCAATTAATAAAATAATTAAAAGTCAAATACAAGATACAGATTTGGATTGAGCAGATTTAGATGTTTTTAAATACTATGATCATAGTTTAAAAACTGTATTCCCAATGTTTTTTATGCACTGTAGAAATGATTCAATAACACCTTTTGATGATTCAATGAGATTATTTGTTAAAAGGTCTATTCACTCAAGAGATGATGAAATTTTAATTTATGACTATTCAAAGCATTGTTTATCACTAAAATATCATTACTATCAAACTGTTTATAGATGACTACAATTTGAAAACAAGGTTATGAAAAACGATGAGGCTACTGAAAAAGCCTTAAAAAACCTTGGAATCAGTAATGAAGCTATTCAAGAAAATTTCTTTGAGAAATATGAGGTAAATACTTTTTATTTAAACTCATCAAACAATAGAAAAAAGGAAAAATAA
- a CDS encoding MurR/RpiR family transcriptional regulator, translated as MRSFLAKLSTIEENNLTSRELIIVDYIKSNSKQIVEENIKIDELAKRAKTGFSAIYNLLKKMNIDGYRDFMICLANDVEHAELNIAKNDENVANGYINLIKQNYTLIKKANLVKSINLVESSPRIVICYWEAVLRGPAMDLSNFFYNQGLNVTLLDSDWDSINNRIKNTQTNDLYIFLTKYGTSTHLAKVIQSIKKNKGKSIFISGKVPSKEVEASASLVHTLIVDGVEINDENVSISKSLPFHYFNDLLIYHYLNSEKK; from the coding sequence ATGAGATCTTTTTTAGCAAAACTTTCAACAATTGAAGAAAACAATTTAACTTCGCGTGAATTAATAATTGTTGACTATATTAAAAGTAATTCAAAACAAATTGTAGAGGAAAATATTAAAATTGATGAATTAGCAAAACGTGCTAAAACAGGTTTTAGTGCTATTTATAATCTTCTTAAGAAAATGAACATTGATGGTTATAGAGATTTTATGATTTGTTTAGCAAATGATGTTGAACATGCAGAACTAAACATTGCAAAAAATGATGAAAATGTAGCAAATGGATACATTAATTTAATTAAACAAAACTACACTTTAATTAAGAAAGCAAATTTAGTCAAATCAATTAACCTTGTTGAATCTTCTCCAAGAATTGTTATATGTTATTGAGAAGCAGTTTTAAGAGGACCAGCAATGGATCTATCAAACTTTTTCTATAATCAAGGTTTAAATGTAACTTTATTAGACTCAGATTGAGATTCAATAAATAATAGAATTAAAAATACACAAACAAATGATTTGTATATATTTTTAACAAAATATGGAACTTCAACTCATTTAGCTAAAGTTATTCAATCTATTAAAAAAAATAAAGGTAAATCAATTTTCATTTCAGGAAAAGTGCCTTCAAAAGAAGTTGAAGCAAGTGCAAGCTTAGTGCATACTTTAATTGTTGACGGAGTTGAAATAAATGATGAGAATGTGTCAATTTCAAAATCATTACCTTTCCATTATTTTAATGATTTACTAATTTATCATTACTTAAACAGCGAGAAAAAATAG
- the tsaD gene encoding tRNA (adenosine(37)-N6)-threonylcarbamoyltransferase complex transferase subunit TsaD, giving the protein MKILAIESSCDEFSISILEDGKILSNVISSQIEQHVDFGGVVPELAARLHLENLSWVIKVALESTSIKIEEIDYVAYTEKPGLIGSLIIGKLVAETISQYIQKPLMPLHHIEGHIYGALIDNEFAYPVLAMVVSGGHTQIEVVRSANDFEVIGSTLDDAIGECYDKVARVMGLGYPGGPKIDKLAKEGNHFAFNLPIPKNDESYDFSYSGLKTAIINIIHNLKQKGEQVPIADIAASFQYAATKIIEKKLEKAIKQYNPRTLTVAGGVSANREVRRIILELGEKFNIDNTFVPKMEYCTDNGAMIAKLAYEKIKSNN; this is encoded by the coding sequence ATGAAAATATTAGCTATTGAATCAAGTTGTGATGAATTTTCAATTTCTATTTTAGAAGATGGAAAAATACTATCTAATGTTATTTCTTCACAAATAGAACAACACGTTGATTTTGGTGGAGTTGTTCCTGAATTAGCGGCAAGATTACATCTTGAAAATCTTTCGTGAGTTATTAAAGTTGCATTAGAATCAACAAGTATTAAAATTGAAGAAATTGACTATGTTGCATACACAGAAAAACCTGGATTAATAGGTTCACTAATAATTGGAAAACTTGTTGCTGAAACAATTTCACAATATATACAAAAACCTTTAATGCCACTTCATCACATTGAAGGACACATTTATGGTGCATTAATTGATAATGAATTTGCATATCCAGTTTTGGCAATGGTTGTTAGTGGTGGTCATACTCAAATTGAAGTTGTTAGATCTGCAAATGATTTTGAGGTTATTGGTTCAACACTTGATGATGCAATTGGAGAATGTTATGACAAAGTTGCTAGGGTGATGGGATTAGGATATCCTGGTGGGCCTAAAATTGATAAATTAGCAAAAGAGGGCAACCATTTTGCTTTTAACTTACCAATACCTAAAAATGATGAAAGTTATGATTTTTCATATTCAGGTTTAAAAACAGCGATTATCAACATAATTCATAATTTAAAACAAAAAGGTGAACAAGTACCTATTGCTGATATTGCAGCTAGTTTTCAATATGCTGCAACAAAAATCATTGAAAAAAAACTAGAAAAAGCAATTAAACAATATAATCCTAGAACACTTACTGTTGCTGGTGGAGTTAGTGCAAATAGAGAAGTAAGAAGAATAATTTTAGAGTTGGGTGAAAAATTTAATATTGACAATACATTTGTTCCAAAAATGGAATATTGTACTGATAATGGTGCAATGATAGCCAAATTAGCATATGAAAAAATAAAAAGTAATAATTAA
- a CDS encoding PH domain-containing protein, with translation MNNKEYLSKIDLYNFNEPELLDKKEFKEVEKYFLSNEHVIDIVVGEINAFAHMVLLTDKRIFTISKFIQTGSQIKQYGLEQIDDVKLGVMGDIADLTIFLKNGVLFKLDYLHTEIAKRFGYNISKMYKDFLNWF, from the coding sequence ATGAATAATAAAGAATACTTAAGCAAAATAGACCTTTATAATTTTAACGAGCCTGAATTATTAGATAAAAAAGAATTTAAAGAAGTTGAAAAATATTTTTTATCAAATGAGCATGTAATAGATATAGTTGTTGGAGAAATAAATGCATTTGCGCATATGGTTTTGCTAACAGATAAACGAATCTTTACTATAAGCAAATTTATTCAAACTGGTTCACAAATTAAACAATATGGTTTAGAACAGATTGATGATGTTAAATTAGGGGTAATGGGTGATATTGCTGATTTAACAATATTCTTAAAAAATGGAGTTTTATTTAAACTAGATTATTTACATACAGAGATTGCAAAAAGATTTGGTTATAACATTTCTAAAATGTACAAAGATTTTTTAAACTGATTTTAA
- a CDS encoding DHH family phosphoesterase — protein MSIYKQIKEIIEKYQKIIILRHVIPDGDAYGSQLGLKELIKTNYPNKEVYAFGEEIEYLKHAGKPDQFKDEAIFKDALVIVTDCGNVERIDNQNYDKGAYLVKIDHHPDVTLYGNLSWVDVSYTSASEMIGDLAIQLGWKITPEAARVIYHGICTDSGRFLFGGLSARTFEVCAKLIDTGFDVFEMYKTMYKRSFPVLALQSELIASAKITDHKVGYVILPDELMKKYNLSYDENGKFSNLLKDIEGIDIWITFSIREDTRWRVEFRSNGIAVNYLAVKWGGGGHKMAAGAIIDNLEQAMQIVEDANQMIKDSENN, from the coding sequence ATGAGTATTTATAAACAAATAAAAGAAATAATTGAAAAGTATCAAAAAATAATAATATTGAGACATGTTATTCCAGATGGAGATGCATATGGCTCACAATTAGGACTAAAAGAGTTAATTAAAACAAATTATCCTAATAAAGAAGTTTATGCTTTTGGAGAAGAAATCGAATATTTAAAACATGCTGGAAAACCTGATCAATTTAAAGATGAGGCAATATTTAAAGATGCTTTAGTTATTGTTACAGATTGTGGTAATGTTGAAAGAATCGATAATCAAAATTATGATAAAGGTGCTTATTTAGTTAAAATTGATCATCATCCAGATGTAACACTTTATGGTAATTTATCTTGAGTAGATGTAAGCTATACAAGCGCTAGTGAAATGATTGGAGATTTAGCAATTCAATTAGGATGAAAAATAACTCCTGAAGCAGCTAGAGTTATTTATCATGGTATTTGTACTGATAGTGGAAGATTTTTATTTGGAGGATTATCAGCAAGAACATTTGAAGTATGTGCTAAATTAATAGATACTGGATTTGATGTATTTGAAATGTATAAAACAATGTATAAACGTTCATTTCCAGTATTAGCATTGCAATCAGAATTAATTGCATCAGCAAAAATCACTGATCACAAGGTTGGGTATGTGATATTGCCTGATGAGTTAATGAAAAAATATAATTTAAGCTATGATGAAAATGGTAAATTTTCGAATTTATTAAAAGACATTGAAGGAATTGATATTTGAATTACATTTTCAATCAGAGAAGATACTAGATGAAGAGTTGAATTCCGTTCTAATGGAATAGCAGTTAATTATTTAGCGGTTAAATGAGGTGGAGGCGGTCATAAAATGGCCGCTGGTGCTATAATTGATAATTTAGAGCAAGCAATGCAAATTGTTGAAGACGCTAATCAAATGATTAAAGACAGCGAAAATAATTAA
- the leuS gene encoding leucine--tRNA ligase yields the protein MEFSHKAIEKKWKKYWEENNTNKTTNTSDKKSYVLDMFPYPSGAGIHVGHVKGYTATDVFSRYKKMNGYDVLHPMGWDAFGLPAEQYALKTGNDPIDFTLENIKTFKRQLKMMGFSYDFDKEISTANPNYYKITQWIFNQLYKKDLAENRDVEVNWCQELGTVLANDEIIEKDGLMVSERGEHPVTKRKMRQWVLKITEYADRLLEGLDELEWNSSIKDLQRNWIGKSTGVELDFLVNDIKVSVFTTRIDTIYGVSYIVLAPEHEQVLNITTPEQLKEVQTYIELAKNKSEIDRKDESKPKTGVFTGSYATNPHTNELVQVWISDYVLANYGTGAVMAVPAHDKRDWDFATKFNLEKKFVIENKTDEKAFVGEGKIINSDILNGMDKKQAIQTMTKIAIDQGWGREQTNYKLRDWLFSRQRFYGEPFPVLYGPNQEITLIEDLPVELPRITNIKPSGTGESPLANVAEWVNVEIDGIKYRRETNTMPQSAGSSWYYLAYILADGENDFINIDSEEAKRRFEKWMPVDLYVGGQEHAVGHLLYARFWNYVLFDLGITNVKEPFKQLFNQGMILGPDGRKMSKSWGNVINPDNIVSTHGADSLRLYEMFMGPLDASLPWNEEGLDSALKWIHRAYRMVVSSELTDINDNKLDFVYNDVVKNVSEMIESLKFNTAISQLMIFVNAVYKHEGPVYRPYIEGFVKMLSIYAPFIGEELWEKLGHSPSIIKEAWPVFDPTKLISNTVVVALQINGKLRATIEVEKGTIKDKLLELAKKHENIINYIKDKEIIKEIAVVDRIVNIVIK from the coding sequence ATGGAATTTTCACATAAAGCAATTGAGAAAAAATGAAAAAAATATTGAGAAGAAAATAATACAAATAAAACAACTAATACATCTGATAAAAAATCTTATGTATTGGATATGTTCCCATACCCAAGTGGAGCTGGTATTCATGTTGGTCATGTTAAAGGTTATACTGCAACTGATGTTTTTTCTCGTTATAAAAAAATGAATGGATATGATGTTTTACACCCAATGGGTTGAGATGCATTTGGATTACCAGCAGAACAATATGCATTAAAAACAGGTAATGATCCAATTGATTTCACTTTAGAAAATATTAAAACATTTAAACGCCAATTAAAAATGATGGGATTTAGTTATGACTTTGATAAAGAAATATCAACAGCTAATCCAAACTATTACAAAATAACACAATGAATATTTAATCAATTATATAAAAAAGATTTAGCAGAAAATCGTGACGTTGAAGTTAACTGATGTCAAGAATTAGGAACTGTTTTAGCTAATGATGAAATTATTGAAAAAGATGGATTAATGGTTAGTGAGCGTGGAGAACACCCTGTGACTAAACGTAAAATGCGTCAATGAGTTTTAAAGATTACAGAATATGCTGATCGTTTATTAGAAGGATTAGATGAGCTAGAATGAAATAGTTCAATTAAAGATTTACAAAGAAATTGAATTGGTAAATCAACTGGTGTTGAATTAGACTTTTTAGTTAATGATATTAAAGTATCTGTATTCACTACTAGAATAGATACTATTTATGGAGTTAGTTATATTGTTTTGGCTCCAGAGCATGAACAAGTATTAAATATTACAACTCCAGAACAATTAAAAGAAGTACAAACATATATTGAACTAGCAAAAAACAAATCAGAGATTGATCGTAAAGATGAATCAAAACCAAAAACTGGAGTTTTCACTGGAAGCTATGCAACTAATCCACATACGAATGAGTTAGTTCAAGTTTGAATTAGTGATTATGTTCTAGCAAATTATGGAACTGGTGCTGTTATGGCTGTGCCTGCTCATGATAAAAGAGATTGAGATTTTGCAACTAAATTTAATTTAGAGAAAAAATTTGTTATTGAAAACAAGACTGATGAAAAAGCTTTTGTTGGAGAAGGTAAAATTATCAACTCAGATATTTTAAATGGGATGGATAAAAAACAAGCTATTCAAACAATGACAAAAATTGCCATTGATCAAGGTTGAGGAAGAGAGCAAACAAACTATAAACTAAGAGATTGATTATTCTCACGTCAAAGATTTTATGGTGAACCATTCCCAGTCTTATATGGACCAAATCAAGAAATAACACTAATTGAAGATTTACCAGTTGAATTACCAAGAATTACAAACATTAAACCAAGTGGTACTGGAGAATCACCTTTAGCAAATGTTGCAGAATGAGTTAATGTTGAAATTGATGGTATTAAATATAGAAGAGAAACAAATACAATGCCACAATCTGCTGGTTCAAGTTGATATTATTTAGCTTACATCTTAGCTGATGGAGAAAATGATTTTATTAATATAGATAGTGAAGAAGCGAAGAGACGCTTTGAAAAATGAATGCCAGTTGATTTATATGTTGGTGGACAAGAGCATGCAGTTGGCCACTTATTATATGCAAGATTTTGAAACTATGTTTTATTTGACTTAGGTATAACAAATGTAAAAGAACCATTTAAACAATTGTTTAATCAAGGAATGATTTTAGGACCAGATGGAAGAAAAATGTCAAAATCATGAGGTAATGTAATCAACCCTGATAATATTGTATCTACACATGGTGCTGATAGTTTAAGATTGTATGAAATGTTTATGGGACCTTTGGATGCTTCTTTGCCTTGAAATGAAGAAGGTTTAGATTCAGCATTAAAATGAATTCACAGAGCATACAGAATGGTTGTATCAAGTGAACTAACTGATATAAACGATAATAAATTAGACTTTGTTTATAATGATGTTGTTAAAAATGTTAGTGAAATGATTGAATCATTAAAATTTAATACAGCTATTTCACAATTAATGATATTTGTTAATGCAGTTTATAAACATGAAGGACCAGTTTATCGCCCTTATATTGAAGGTTTTGTAAAAATGTTAAGTATCTATGCTCCATTTATTGGAGAAGAATTGTGAGAAAAATTAGGACACTCACCTTCTATAATAAAAGAAGCTTGACCAGTGTTTGATCCAACTAAATTAATTTCAAATACTGTTGTTGTTGCTTTACAAATTAATGGAAAATTAAGAGCAACAATTGAAGTTGAAAAAGGAACTATAAAAGACAAACTATTAGAGTTAGCTAAAAAGCATGAAAATATTATTAACTACATAAAAGATAAAGAAATTATTAAAGAAATTGCTGTTGTAGATAGAATAGTTAACATAGTAATTAAATAA